The proteins below come from a single Acidobacteriota bacterium genomic window:
- a CDS encoding M36 family metallopeptidase, translating into MVERMFRYQTRSRFLATVQRQCAPALAFSLIIGLVVGLVLTLGPAADAAEPVKSKLGRHFDARLELGSGDAVQPSARQLAAVEALRAEKPELAVTFDRTTGVTRKLAHPTQYLTGPSAEADAELRAISYARDHADLLGLTQEDLQNYEITDRVFSRVSGATHVYLRQQHQGLPLYNGQLHVNINRDGRILSVNNAFLPNLSGAVNSSQPSVGAAAAVAAGARHAGLEVTSPPALLGAPQGVDQRTAVDPQGISTEPVEARLMWLAVGAGQARLVWNFQLWLPSGDHIFDFTVDAATNKVWTRIDWVAEADYNVYPLPVESPNHTTPAPPMDARVTLTDPFDLTASPFGWHDTDGMAGDEFTTHQGNNVHAWEDSDGNDSPPPAASEPDCDDTMGGIDCDFPLDLTMAPSTYRPAAVTNLFYWNNIIHDVQYQYGFDEEAGNFQQNNYGNGGSGSDYVQALAQSGLGTCNANFGTPPDGSRPRMRMYICNNTSPAADGDFDNGVIVHEYGHGISNRLVGGPGTTGCLSNSQQPGEGLSDWWSLAYTAEVGDAGTDARGIGTYLFGQPANGPGIRPQPYSTDPGVNTWTYESIAGMSIPHGVGAVWAQAAWEVYWALVDEYGFSADFYDAAGGAGNQRMMLYVNEGLKNTACSPTFIDVRDGIIQAVMDNYGGDDLCIVWDAFAAYGLGTDASTPGPGSTTATNGFDTPLECQCTVPEPASALTATTNGDNQIDLSWTASPTSDVTYNVYRSFDGCPQTDPVLIASGISGTTYSDLTVSGGTTYSYTVTTVDITGDCESAATNCDDDTATGVCTRPPTFDGLTSVTNNGTPTCGVQVAWGAATGHCGTDVVYNVYRSTVPEFTPGPANLEASCLSGTSYADAEVSNGTEYHYVVRAEDDSGNGSGQCASGNEDANETRGSAVPTGTIDSFLTDDLESGTGNWSLAAGGADSGTSPWTLVDTNSNSPTHSYFVSDEAVVKDQYLVTTAPIVIPGGTPAMLSFWQQVATEATYDGGVLEYSTDSGTSWFDILDGDGGSVPANANRFLLNGYTGVISTSFSSPIGGREAWEGSLGPWQQVQVDMSDFAGNTILLRWRMACDSSVSATGWWIDDIDLSFTNACAASVPLFTDGFELGNTSSWSSSMGEPEP; encoded by the coding sequence GTGGTCGAGAGGATGTTTCGCTATCAGACTCGTAGTCGCTTTCTAGCCACTGTCCAGCGCCAGTGCGCGCCGGCATTGGCCTTCAGCCTCATCATCGGACTCGTCGTCGGGCTCGTCCTCACACTGGGCCCCGCCGCCGACGCCGCCGAGCCTGTGAAGAGCAAGCTGGGACGTCACTTCGACGCCCGCCTCGAGCTCGGCTCCGGCGACGCCGTCCAACCGTCGGCCCGCCAGCTCGCCGCCGTCGAGGCTCTGCGAGCCGAGAAGCCGGAGCTGGCGGTGACCTTCGACCGCACCACCGGCGTCACCCGCAAACTGGCTCACCCGACCCAATACCTCACCGGCCCGTCCGCCGAGGCCGACGCCGAGCTGCGAGCCATCAGCTACGCCCGAGACCACGCCGACCTGCTGGGCTTGACCCAGGAGGATCTGCAGAACTACGAGATCACCGACCGGGTCTTCTCCCGGGTCAGCGGCGCCACCCACGTCTATCTGCGCCAGCAGCATCAGGGCCTGCCGCTGTACAACGGTCAGCTGCACGTCAACATCAATCGCGACGGCCGCATTCTGAGCGTCAACAACGCCTTCCTCCCCAACCTCAGCGGTGCCGTCAACAGCTCCCAGCCCAGCGTCGGTGCCGCCGCCGCGGTGGCCGCCGGTGCGCGCCATGCCGGCCTCGAGGTGACCTCGCCGCCGGCTCTTCTCGGTGCCCCCCAGGGCGTCGACCAGCGCACCGCGGTGGATCCCCAGGGAATCTCCACCGAGCCCGTCGAGGCCCGTCTCATGTGGCTGGCGGTGGGCGCCGGCCAGGCCCGTCTGGTGTGGAACTTCCAGCTTTGGCTGCCCTCCGGGGACCACATCTTCGACTTCACCGTCGACGCCGCCACCAACAAAGTGTGGACCCGCATCGACTGGGTGGCGGAAGCCGACTACAACGTCTACCCGCTGCCGGTGGAAAGCCCCAACCACACCACTCCGGCACCGCCCATGGACGCCCGGGTGACCCTCACCGACCCCTTCGACCTCACCGCCTCGCCCTTCGGCTGGCATGACACCGACGGCATGGCCGGCGATGAGTTCACCACCCATCAGGGCAACAACGTCCACGCTTGGGAAGACTCCGACGGCAACGACTCCCCGCCGCCGGCGGCCAGCGAGCCCGACTGCGACGACACCATGGGCGGCATCGACTGCGACTTCCCGCTGGACCTGACCATGGCCCCCAGCACCTACCGCCCGGCGGCGGTGACCAACCTCTTCTACTGGAACAACATCATCCACGATGTGCAGTACCAATACGGCTTCGACGAAGAGGCGGGCAACTTCCAGCAGAACAATTACGGCAACGGCGGCAGCGGCTCCGACTACGTTCAGGCCCTGGCCCAATCCGGCCTCGGCACCTGCAACGCCAACTTCGGCACCCCGCCGGACGGCTCGCGGCCGCGGATGCGCATGTACATCTGCAACAACACCAGCCCCGCCGCCGACGGTGACTTCGACAACGGCGTCATCGTCCACGAGTACGGTCACGGCATCAGCAACCGTCTGGTCGGCGGCCCCGGCACCACCGGCTGCCTGAGCAACTCTCAGCAGCCCGGCGAAGGTCTCTCCGACTGGTGGAGCCTAGCCTACACCGCCGAGGTCGGCGACGCCGGCACCGACGCCCGCGGCATCGGTACCTACCTCTTCGGCCAGCCCGCCAACGGCCCAGGCATCCGGCCCCAGCCCTACTCCACCGATCCGGGAGTGAACACTTGGACCTACGAGAGCATCGCCGGCATGTCCATTCCCCACGGCGTCGGCGCCGTCTGGGCCCAGGCCGCCTGGGAGGTCTATTGGGCGCTGGTGGACGAGTACGGCTTCAGCGCCGACTTCTACGACGCCGCCGGCGGCGCCGGCAACCAGCGCATGATGCTCTACGTCAACGAGGGCCTGAAGAACACCGCCTGCTCGCCGACCTTCATCGACGTCCGCGACGGCATCATCCAGGCCGTCATGGACAACTATGGAGGCGATGACCTGTGCATCGTGTGGGATGCCTTCGCCGCCTACGGCCTGGGCACCGACGCCAGCACCCCGGGGCCCGGCAGCACCACTGCCACCAACGGCTTCGACACCCCGCTGGAATGCCAGTGCACGGTGCCGGAACCCGCGAGCGCCCTCACCGCCACCACCAACGGCGACAACCAGATCGACCTCTCCTGGACCGCCAGCCCGACGTCGGACGTGACCTACAACGTCTACCGCTCCTTCGACGGCTGCCCCCAGACCGATCCGGTGCTCATCGCCAGCGGCATCAGCGGTACGACCTACTCGGACCTCACCGTGTCCGGAGGCACCACCTACTCCTACACCGTCACCACCGTGGACATCACCGGCGACTGCGAGTCGGCGGCCACCAACTGTGACGACGACACCGCCACCGGCGTGTGCACCCGGCCGCCGACCTTCGACGGCCTGACCTCGGTGACCAACAACGGCACCCCCACCTGCGGCGTGCAGGTGGCCTGGGGCGCCGCCACCGGTCATTGCGGCACCGACGTGGTCTACAACGTCTACCGCTCCACCGTTCCGGAGTTCACTCCGGGCCCGGCGAACCTCGAGGCCAGCTGCCTCTCCGGCACTTCCTACGCCGACGCCGAGGTCTCCAACGGCACCGAGTACCACTACGTGGTGCGCGCCGAGGATGACTCCGGCAACGGTTCCGGCCAGTGCGCCAGCGGCAACGAGGACGCCAACGAAACCCGCGGCTCGGCGGTTCCCACCGGTACCATCGACTCCTTCCTCACCGACGATTTGGAGAGTGGAACCGGTAATTGGAGCCTGGCAGCGGGCGGTGCCGACAGCGGCACCAGCCCGTGGACCCTGGTGGACACCAACTCCAACTCGCCGACCCACAGCTACTTCGTCTCGGACGAGGCAGTGGTCAAGGACCAGTACTTGGTCACCACCGCGCCCATCGTCATCCCCGGCGGCACGCCGGCGATGCTGAGCTTCTGGCAGCAGGTGGCGACGGAGGCTACCTACGACGGCGGCGTGCTCGAATACAGCACCGATTCCGGCACCTCGTGGTTCGACATCCTGGATGGCGACGGCGGCTCCGTGCCGGCCAACGCCAACCGCTTCCTGCTCAACGGCTACACCGGCGTGATCAGCACCAGCTTCAGCAGCCCCATCGGCGGCCGCGAAGCCTGGGAAGGCAGCCTCGGTCCCTGGCAGCAGGTGCAGGTGGATATGAGCGACTTCGCCGGCAACACCATCCTGCTGCGCTGGCGCATGGCCTGCGACAGCTCGGTGTCCGCTACCGGCTGGTGGATCGACGACATCGATCTCAGCTTCACCAACGCCTGTGCCGCCAGCGTGCCGCTCTTCACCGACGGCTTCGAGCTCGGCAATACCTCGTCGTGGAGCTCCAGCATGGGCGAGCCCGAGCCCTGA
- a CDS encoding alpha/beta hydrolase — MAEPPGSSASPPRQPGVPIAGPDPDIDGAVTSVLRTEDGLDLLVSSLPAGGRGVGAQGQALIVHGYAEHHGRYGELVALLHRMGFSCLLLDLRGHGRSQGSRGHVADFEHYRHDLDLVLEKTGWSRDVPSLLFGHSLGGLIALEYVLHRPGRFDRLVVSSPFLAPAVEVPKLKVALGHLAAKVAPTLNLAGVLDPEMLTHDEEQQRRYRQDPLIFQSFNPKWFLEVRDAQQEVYERAGEIRIPALFLLGASDAVADPQQGRQVFERLGSEAKTLRVYPQFFHEVLNESGRQRVYADVESWLRDSGIADS; from the coding sequence ATGGCCGAGCCCCCTGGCTCCTCCGCTTCCCCGCCTCGGCAACCCGGCGTGCCCATCGCCGGCCCCGATCCCGACATCGACGGCGCCGTCACCTCCGTCCTGCGAACCGAAGACGGCCTCGACCTCCTGGTCTCCTCCCTCCCCGCCGGCGGACGAGGCGTCGGGGCACAGGGCCAGGCCCTCATCGTCCACGGCTACGCCGAGCACCACGGCCGCTACGGCGAGCTCGTGGCGCTGCTCCACCGCATGGGCTTCAGCTGCCTGCTCCTCGATCTGCGGGGCCATGGCAGATCCCAGGGCAGCCGGGGACATGTCGCCGACTTCGAGCACTACCGCCACGACCTGGATCTGGTTCTGGAGAAGACCGGCTGGTCTAGGGATGTACCGTCGCTGCTCTTCGGCCACAGCCTCGGCGGCCTCATCGCCCTCGAGTACGTTCTCCACCGCCCCGGCCGCTTCGACCGGCTGGTGGTGAGCAGCCCGTTCCTGGCACCGGCGGTGGAGGTTCCCAAGCTCAAGGTCGCCCTCGGCCATCTCGCCGCCAAGGTCGCCCCCACCCTCAACCTCGCCGGGGTCCTCGATCCGGAGATGCTGACCCACGACGAAGAACAGCAGCGCCGGTACCGCCAGGACCCGCTGATCTTTCAGAGCTTCAATCCCAAGTGGTTCCTGGAGGTGCGCGACGCCCAGCAGGAAGTCTACGAGCGCGCCGGCGAGATCCGGATCCCGGCGCTCTTCCTCCTCGGCGCCAGCGACGCCGTCGCCGACCCGCAGCAGGGCCGACAGGTCTTCGAGCGCCTGGGCAGCGAGGCCAAGACCCTGCGGGTGTACCCCCAGTTTTTCCACGAGGTGCTCAACGAGAGCGGCCGGCAGCGCGTCTACGCCGATGTGGAGAGCTGGCTGCGGGACTCCGGAATCGCCGACTCATAG
- a CDS encoding ATP-binding protein, with translation MNSFSLTLEILVAMVTLVVAVFATHVGRREGLGEERGWRLILGGFWLLFLGTAVDVTDHFQQLSPLIVLGPTPQQAVLEKLVGFLGGFSLMAVGLYRWLPNIAARRRAEQSARRSQGELEARVTERTAELTAKTRELEREIRERKRAEADLMVVKEAAEEASRTKSRFLANMSHELRSPLNSVIGFANILAKNPDQRLTDKELRYLDRIRANGEHLLALIDDVLVLAKTESGRQEPVYRSVDPKRLVIETLAQLKGDVDTSRVDLVARLPESCSTVRADALKFKQVLINLVSNAFKFTSEGQVVVRLIADPDTGVPLRIDVEDTGMGIPEEEQEAIFEAFRQGEASSAQRPGGTGLGLSISRSLCELMGFRLRVQSVLEEGSTFSIYLSPDAPEYDGLDQQDSEELTTSELDLADLADL, from the coding sequence ATGAATAGCTTCAGCTTGACCCTGGAGATCCTGGTGGCCATGGTCACCTTGGTGGTAGCGGTCTTTGCGACCCACGTGGGTCGCCGCGAAGGGCTCGGTGAGGAGCGTGGCTGGCGCCTCATTTTGGGCGGTTTCTGGCTGCTCTTTCTGGGCACGGCGGTGGACGTCACCGATCATTTCCAGCAGCTGAGTCCGCTGATCGTTCTGGGGCCGACTCCTCAGCAGGCGGTGCTGGAAAAGCTGGTGGGCTTCCTCGGTGGCTTCAGCCTGATGGCGGTGGGACTCTACCGCTGGCTGCCCAATATCGCCGCCCGGCGCCGCGCCGAACAAAGCGCCCGTCGCAGTCAGGGAGAGCTGGAGGCGCGGGTCACGGAGCGCACCGCCGAGCTCACTGCCAAGACCCGCGAGCTGGAGCGGGAGATCCGGGAGCGCAAGCGCGCCGAGGCGGATCTGATGGTGGTCAAGGAGGCGGCGGAGGAGGCCAGCCGAACCAAGAGCCGCTTCCTGGCGAATATGAGCCACGAGCTGCGCAGCCCGCTGAACTCGGTCATCGGCTTCGCCAACATCCTGGCCAAGAATCCGGATCAGCGGCTCACCGACAAAGAGCTGCGCTACCTGGACCGCATCCGCGCCAACGGCGAGCATCTGTTGGCTCTCATCGACGATGTGCTGGTGTTGGCCAAGACCGAGTCCGGCCGTCAGGAGCCGGTCTACCGCTCGGTGGATCCGAAGCGCCTGGTGATCGAGACGTTGGCCCAGCTCAAGGGCGACGTGGACACCTCCCGAGTGGACCTGGTGGCCCGCTTGCCGGAGTCCTGCAGCACCGTCCGGGCCGACGCTCTCAAGTTCAAGCAGGTCTTGATCAACCTGGTGAGCAACGCGTTCAAGTTCACCAGCGAAGGCCAGGTAGTGGTGCGGCTGATCGCGGATCCGGACACCGGTGTGCCGTTGCGCATCGACGTCGAGGACACCGGTATGGGGATTCCGGAGGAAGAGCAGGAAGCCATCTTCGAGGCCTTCCGCCAGGGCGAGGCGAGCAGCGCCCAGCGTCCCGGCGGCACCGGCCTGGGACTTTCCATCTCGCGCTCCCTCTGCGAGCTCATGGGCTTTCGGCTGCGGGTACAGAGCGTCCTGGAAGAAGGCTCCACCTTCAGCATCTACCTCAGCCCCGACGCGCCGGAGTACGACGGCCTCGACCAGCAGGACAGCGAGGAGCTCACCACTTCCGAGCTCGACTTGGCGGATCTGGCGGATCTCTGA
- the apaG gene encoding Co2+/Mg2+ efflux protein ApaG, whose protein sequence is MTNIDTPPVSEATTHGVHVRVEASYDPQRSRPQQGLWFFLYSVTITNTGEDTVKLLHRYWTVVSGDGSEEEVDGSGVVGEHPILAPGESFSYTSGCPLRTPFGAMHGSYEMLRLSGGTFRATIAPFGFTGPFTVH, encoded by the coding sequence ATGACCAACATCGACACACCCCCCGTTTCCGAAGCCACCACCCACGGCGTGCACGTGCGGGTGGAAGCGAGCTACGATCCTCAGCGCTCCCGGCCCCAGCAGGGTCTGTGGTTCTTTCTCTACTCGGTGACCATCACCAACACCGGGGAGGACACCGTCAAGCTCCTGCACCGCTATTGGACGGTGGTCAGCGGTGACGGCTCGGAAGAGGAGGTGGACGGCTCCGGAGTCGTCGGCGAGCACCCCATCCTGGCTCCCGGGGAGAGCTTCTCCTACACCTCCGGCTGCCCCCTGCGCACCCCCTTCGGCGCCATGCACGGCAGCTACGAGATGCTCCGTCTCTCCGGCGGCACTTTCCGAGCCACCATCGCCCCCTTCGGCTTCACCGGCCCCTTCACCGTGCACTGA
- a CDS encoding RNA-binding protein, giving the protein MESRRSAGSFSLRIVRHSNPSPAPQPLEAPCGPGNCCIKQPLQTLDLRSRAISTRIFIGNLNYSTTSRELTELLETVGEVADLYLPNDRATGRPRGFAFAEMGSPEDAEAAIEQLNGKELGGRELRINAAEERRGRGPGPGGPRPGGPGPGGPRGRGGPRSFDDSPGDFSGFDGPPKGGKNKGSRRGLRGKKRSL; this is encoded by the coding sequence TTGGAAAGCCGGAGATCAGCTGGTAGTTTCTCCCTGCGCATCGTTCGCCATTCGAATCCTTCGCCCGCACCGCAGCCCTTGGAAGCTCCCTGCGGGCCAGGAAACTGCTGCATCAAGCAGCCCCTTCAGACGCTGGACCTAAGGAGTCGAGCCATCAGCACCAGGATCTTCATCGGAAACCTCAACTACTCCACCACCAGCCGCGAGCTCACCGAGCTGCTGGAGACCGTCGGTGAAGTCGCGGACCTCTACCTCCCCAACGACCGCGCCACCGGACGCCCCCGCGGCTTCGCCTTCGCCGAGATGGGTTCTCCGGAGGACGCCGAAGCGGCCATCGAGCAGCTCAACGGCAAGGAGCTCGGCGGCCGGGAGCTGCGCATCAACGCCGCCGAGGAACGGCGCGGCCGAGGTCCCGGCCCTGGCGGCCCCCGCCCCGGTGGGCCTGGCCCAGGGGGCCCCCGCGGCCGGGGCGGCCCACGCTCCTTCGACGACTCTCCCGGCGACTTCTCCGGCTTCGACGGCCCTCCCAAGGGCGGCAAGAATAAAGGCAGCCGCCGTGGCCTCCGCGGCAAGAAGCGCAGCCTCTAA